The following DNA comes from Candidatus Hydrogenedentota bacterium.
CTCGACTTCCCGGATGACGTCGGCATAGGGACGTTCGTCGTCCGCCGCGGGCACCGGGACCGGCGGGAGGGGCGGCGCCGTTCTACCGGCGCCATCACTCGTCACCCCTTCACGGGCGCTCTTGGGCGGCGGCGCGGCAAGGGCATAGCTCCCCGCGAAAGGGTCAAACACGATGGACTCGATGTATGCGGAGCCAGCCCGATAAACGCTGCGCTCGATGACATTCTTCAGTTCGCGCACGTTACCGGGCCACGGGTAGCTTTCGAGCGCCGCGATCGCTTCGTCGCTGAACTCGGGCACGTCTTCCCAGCCCAGTTCATGGGCCATACGCGCCGCAAAATGATTCGCCAGCAGCATAATGTCTTCCTGGCGGGCCCGGAGCGGCGGCAAATGCAGCACTTCAAACGAAAGGCGGTCCAGCAGGTCCTGGCGAAATCTGCCTGACCCCGCCAGCGTCCGAAGGTCGGCATTGGTTGCCCCGACAATCCGCACATCCACCCGAACGGGCCGCGAGCTGCCCACCCGTTCGAAAACCCCGTACTCGACCGCGCGCAGGATTTTCTCCTGGGTCTCGAGCGGGATAAGCCCGATTTCATCAAGGAAGAGGGTCCCTTCGTTAGCCATCTCGAAGCGCCCCGCCCGGCGGGCCGTTGCGCCCGTGAAAGCGCCAGCTTCGTGGCCGAACAGCTCGGATTCGATGAGCGAGGGCGCAAGCGCGGCGCAGTTCAACGCCACAAAAGGCTGTTGCCACCGTTTCGAAAGGAAATGAAGCCGGGTGGCCGCCAGCTCTTTCCCGGTTCCGCGTTCCCCGAGGACCAGCACGGGACGGTCCACCCGTGCCGCACGAGACAGGTGCTCCTGGAACGTCAGAAACGCTTCGCATTGGCCAAGTGCTTCCTGCACCTCAGGTACGGAGGCCTCGATTTCTTCGCGCCGCTGGCCGCGATTTGGTTCGCTCATGGCTCAATTACCCTCTTGCGCTATGGATTCTCACCAAACAATAGCGTTTTTCGCCATGCGCGTCAATGCCTCAATGGCTGTCAGGTGTGCATAAGGCACAACTTACTAAAGGGTTATGTGTGAAGACCCTCTTTGGCAAGACCTTTGCAATGTAGGAAGAACCGGTTGAAAGGATGGGAAGGACCGATGGCGGAGGCAATTGAAAAACAGATTTGGGCGAACGGACGCACGTTCTGGCGGGTGCCGTTCAGCACGGAAGTTGAATACTTCTACGGGTCGGGCGCCTCGGGTAAGGCGCGCTGCCGGGACCTGAGCCGCGGCGGATTGTCGATGACTCTGGGCCGGTACCTGACGCCGGGCCGGAAGGTTCTGCTGCGGGTATTCAGCACCTGGAACCCGAACGAGGCGGCCGAATTCAAAGGGCGCATCGTTTGGTGCCGCCCGACGGAGCGGCCCGAGTGGTTTCGCGCCGGCGTGGAGATTCTCCGCGACGTTCCCGAAGTGTTAGAGGACCTGTCGCGCCTAATTCTCGAAGCAGCGACAGCGTATGCGGGCGAGTCAGGACAAAGGGCCGCCAAAGGGTCCGGCAAAGAAATGCGGACCCCCGCACAGTACCGTCCTCGGTCCCATGCTCGCGGACTGGCGTATGCGGTCCTGATTAGCCCCCGGGTGTCTGCATCAACGACTCTCGCTGCCCGAAGCGGCGAATAGGAAACTCAGAAGGAGGTTTGTCATGGGTGTCTTCACACGTACACGCGACATCGTGAACGCAAACGTTAACGCCATGCTGGATAAGGCAGAGAACCCCGAGAAGATGGTTCGTTTCATGGCCCGCGAGATGGAAGAAACGCTCGGACGCGTCAAGGTCGCGCGGGACGGGGCTCTGGCCGCCCGGCGCGACATCGAAATCGAACTGGAGCGCGTGCGCGAGCGGGCCGAACTCTGGGCCGGCAGGGCCCGCCTGGCCGTCGACAAAGGCCGCGACGACCTCGCCCGCGAGGCGCTGGTTGAAAGGCGCCGGTACCTGGGCCGGGCTGCCGCGCTCGAACAGGAACTGGTTCAGGCCGATGCCATGCTCGAACAGTACCAGCAGGACATCGACGCGCTCCTGGCAAAGCTCAAGCTGGTCATGGAGAGAAGGCGCATGCTTGTGCAGCGCCACGTGCGGGCGGGACAACATCGCCGCGCGCAACATCAGCTGCGGCGTTTGGACACCTCGCGCGCGATGCAGCGGTTTCATGAATTCGAGCACCGTATCGAGTGCATGGAGGCCGAGGCGGACCTGGTGAACTTTGGACGGCGGCCCAGCCTCGAAGAGGAATTCGCCGGATTGGGCGCAGACGAAGAGATCGAACGCGAACTGGAAGAACTCAAGGCATCCGCCGGGAACTGACGGCGAGGGATGCGCAACGAAACTACGTGGAGAGAGGACACCACCATGGCTTACGAATACACCACCTATCGCTCGGGGCTATACCGGTCCCGCGATGGCATTTTGTTCGGCGTTTGCCGCGGCCTCGCCGACTACTTCGACCTGTCGGCTTTCTGGCTTCGGGCAATCGTGTTCGGCGCGTTCATCTTGACCGGGTTCTTCCCGGTGGTCTTTCTGTACATTCTCGCCGCCTTGCTCATGAAGAGGGAACCAGCGTACCACTATTGATGCAAGCGTTTCGTTCCCCCGCACGCGTGTGCGGGCAGAGCCCATCGCCCGCCGGCGCCGCGCATCCCCCAGCGCAAGGCCGGCGGGCGTCCCCTTTCGGGCAACCGCCATCCGAATTCCTGCTACAATAACAACCGGGCAGTTTGAGGCACGCCCGTGGGACAGCACGTGAAACTTGGCTTACACATAGCGCTTGTGTTCGGGTTGCTCGCCTCTGCCGCGGGGGTCCCCGCGCAGCAGGTCCTTGTGCGCACGACGGCCCGCGCGGCCACGCGCGAGGAAACGCGCCAAACCCTGCATGTCGCCGACATGACTACGGGACAGGTGTCTCCGTGGCAGGACACGTTTCCAGGAATGCAGGCCGTCACCCCGTTGGCCACCAGCCCTGACGGCGCCTGGGCATTCCTGACAACCCGGGCACTGTGGCCGCAGCCCGAGGGATGGCCGGCACAAATGGCGGCCATCAGCGCCGTGGCGCTCGATTCACCCGAAATCGTTCGCGCCGAGGGCGGGGGCATGCTCCTTGCGCCGAACATGAAGTTTGGATGCGCATTCCAGCAGCCCGGCCAGGATACGCTCTTTGTCGTCGGGCTCGAGAGCGGCGGACAAGACGCCCCGGAGCTGGGGAGTGTCACGCTTTGGATGTTTAGCCCCCTTGCGGGCTTCGACACAACCCCGCGGGTCACGTGGCGCTTGGCTGGGACTCCTGTTCAAGCCCTTCCGCTGGAAGGCGGCCGCATTGCTGTTCTCTGCCGCGGTTCGCTGGGCGTATCTCTCGTCATGTTCGATACGCGCACACGCCAGCTCTTGGCAGATATGCTCCTGTCACCGGTGGGAGACCCTGCCCAAGGGCCTGCGTCACCCATCGAGATGGCCATCACCCCAGACAAGCGGCGCGTGCTCGTCCTTGTGTCAGGTTTCTCGCTCGAGTCCCCCGAAGGGGAGCAGCGATCATGGTTGTATCAGTTGGATGCCGCGACGTTCGAATTCATCGCGGAACCCGAGGAGTTTCCCGGAATTCCACAGACACCGGCGCCGAGTCTGTGGCCCCTGGCCAATGGCGCCTGCTGGATGGCCACCATCAGTCCCGGCGAAGGATTCGCCTATCTCTACCGGCTCCCCCTCACGCCATCAGCCCCGCGCGCCGTCGAGCAGCCGTTTGTAAACGCCTTGGGACCCCTCCGGGTCGCACCTGACCCCGCGGGAACTGCCGTCGCGATCGGCGTGCGCGAGCGCCTCGAAATCTGGCCGGAGGGCGAACCGGCCGGAACTCCAACCCACTTCGAAAACAGCCTTTCGTTTGTGGAGTGGTGCGAGTTTGGCATCCTCGCGGCGGAAGCGCACCGGCTGCATCTGGTGAATCCGGAAGACGGCGCAATTCTCCAGACGGCCGCGTTCCAAAGCGGCGTTGTGGCGGAAGCACTCATGTTGGCCGCGCTCACGCGTGACGCCGAAACCGGCACGGGTGATTCACCGGCGGCCGGGTCCGCGCTCGCTGCTCAACTGCCGGACGTGGTGCTGTTTCGGGGAGAGGCGGTTGGACGCGAACAACGGGTCTTGAATATCTTGACAAAGGAAGGCCCCGAAGTGCCCTGGCAAATCGAGTTTGACGCAGCCGCCATGCCGTGGCTGCGCGCGCATCCCCGCTCGGGAGGCCCCGGAGAGGCGGGGTTCGCGGTGATGGGCGTCGACGCTTCGGTGTTCTCCTCCGAGCCTGCCGCCACGCCCCCCCTTCAAGGCGTCGTGCATGTCATGTTCCCGGAACTCGGGGCGCTCTCCGGGCAAGGTTTCCCCAGACATTCGATTGTGGTACAGGTATCCCCCCTGCCCGCAGGGCCGCGAAGCATTCTTTGGCTGCTGGGGAGCACGGAAGAAAGCGCGCGGCTTCTCGACCGTGCAGGAGGCCATCCGCTCGAAGCCGCAACGGCCCTCCTTGCAGGCCCGCCGCACTGGTTCAGCCACCGGTACGGGGCGTCCCCCTTCAACGAACCTCTGACGGAGCATGCCCTGGTGGTCTTGACCGCGCGTGCGGCGTCCGAGGGCATCGTCACGAGGCAGGCGCTTCTCTCCTACGTGGCCGCCGGCGGGGGCGTGCTCTTCCTCGGCGCCCATCTCGATGAATCCAAAGCGCGGACGCTCGCGGACTGGCTCGCGCCCACCGGCGTGCACCTGGATACCGCGGAAGACGTTTCGGGCACCTTCGACGTGTCTGGAGCGCCCCCCTTGTGCCGGAACTGGGGCTCGGCGGCCATCGAACGCGGCTGCCGCATCCGGGTGGACCCGCCTGGCACGACACTCGTGCGCGACCCTGAGCGCGGCGGCGCAATCTTCGCAATTGTGCCGTACGGGCTCGGCCGCGTGGCCGTTCTCGCATCGGCCACGCCGCTCGAGAACAGCGCCTTATCCGATCCGACCCACCGGCGTTTCGTGGGCGATCTCATCCAGTGGCTGGACGATGCCGGGCGCGAGGTATCGGACGTCGACGGAGACGGCCTCCCCGATGCCATCGAAGACGCCAACCAAAACGCCGCATTGGACCCCGGCGAAACGGACCGGTTCAACCCCGACACCGACGGCGACGGCATTCCGGACGGTCTCGAGGACCGCAACCGCAACGGCCGCACCGATGAGGGCGAGACCAGCGCGGTCAATCCCGATTCCGATGGAGACGGCATCTGGGACGGGGCCGACCTGTCGCCCATCCCGCCCGCCGGAACGCCCGTGCTCGACGCCGTCCGCCCAGCCGAATGGCCCGCAGAAGGAGGCATCTGGGTACAGCTCAGCGGACGCAACTTCGCGCCTGGCATGGCCGTGCGGTTCGGCGAACGCCCCGCCGCCCGCGTGCGGGTGCTCGGGCCGCGTGGATTGGAGGCCGAAGTCCCGCCCGCCGATTCCCCTGACGGCGGCACGGTCGATGTCGTCATGGAAGGACGCGAAGCAGACCAGACAGGCACACTCCCCGGCGGTTTCCGGTATCTCCCCCGAAGCTCCGTATCCCTCGCTATTGAACAGCAGCGCGAGACCGGCGGAGACATGCTCCGGCTTGCGATCAGCGCATCCTCCGAACGGTCCGCCCAGGTCGACCTCCTGACATTCCGCCTCAACACAGAGCCGCCGCGCGCGGTCGAATGGGGCGACGCGCTCCCCGGCATCGACGCACTGAGAAGCGGGCGGCAGGTGGTGTCCCGACCCGATCCCGAAGGCGGCATCTGGCTCGATATCTCCCCCGCGCGGACCGGCTACCCCTTGGGCGAACTCATCAACGTGTCCTGCCACACTGCGGACGCAGCTTCCGGCGAGGCTCCCCGGTTCATCATCACCCGCGCCCGCGCATTCGCACCCAACGGCGCGCATCTCGACGTGCAAACCGCCGAATAACACAGGACGAAGTCCTGCGGGATACCACGGTTGCCAAGACGGTCTGGTGTAGGGGCTTGACGTGCGGCCTTGACCCATTCACCTCGCCGGGTTATGGGCGCCGCGCATCTGGCGTCGCCGGGCCCCGGCCCGGCATTCTTCAGCCTGCGCCAGCGCAGACCCCTTTTGCGTCCCGGAAGCCATTTAGGGTAAATAGAGGGTTGCGGTCATCATGGCGGTGCGCCGGATAACAACACCTGGAGGACCTTGTCATGAAATACACGTGGGCGGCGGCAGTTTGTGCATTGGCGGCGGCGGGCGGCATCCTCATGGCCGCCGCGACCGAAGAAACCTCGCCGGACCTTAAGAAGGATGAGGAAGCAATCCGCGCGGTGATTCAACTCTACTTCGACGGAATCATCAAATACGACGAGGAGGCGTTGCGAAAAGCGTTCCATCCCAAGGCCAACGTCATCGGAACCACCAATGAGGGCGCCGTGGAATGGGAACCGTTCCAGGAATGGGTGGTGTATACCCGGGGCAAGGCCCCCGACCCGGCCGGACGCAACAACGCCATCGTCTCGATCGATGTCACCGGCCGGGCGGCTGTCGTCAAGACCGCCCTCGCCTGGCCCAGCGTTCATTACACCGACTACCTGTCCCTCTTGAAGATCGATGGCGAGTGGAAGATCGTCAACAAGATCTGGCACCGCGAGAAACCCTCTTCGCAGGCCCAGTGAGCCCTGCCGCGCATTTTCTGTGGTGCTGGCGTCCCTGTCCGGTATACTGAAATCCAATCACAACGCGGCGAACCGCTCGGGGAGGTTGAGATCATGACACACGAACTGAATCGCCGGACTTTCATGACGTCGTCGGCGGCCCTGCTCGCGTCCGGCCTATTGGCTCGGGCGTATGCGGCCGATGGCTCGCCGCTGCTTGCCGCGCCGCGCAACAAGAAGCCCGCGCGGGTGCGCGGAGCGTTCTTCTATCCGCCGAAACAGGTGGTGCTCGAAGGCAAGTGCGAAGATTCGTGGAGCAAACACGCGTGGTTCACCTGGCCGGGCAACCAGTTCGAGCCGGAAGCCCAGCAGGCAAAGTTTGAACAGCAGCTGGCCGAGATGACGCGCGATCTCACCCTTGCGCTCGAGGTTGACGCCACGCCCATCTACACCGACGCCGGCATTCAGGCCTTCATCGCGGACATAACCGCCAACAAGCCCGGCGCGCTCCTCCTGTTCAACTTCTGGAATTCCTTCAGCGCGAAAATATGCCCGATCCTGGATGCGTACGACGGACCCATCATCCTCTACCATCCCCTCGGCGCGAACCATCAATTGCCGCCCGAGCGCTTCCGCACCGAAAAAGGCATGCAGTACATCCACTCGATCGAGCACTGGGACGCCCTCGAGCGCGGTCTTCGCGCCGTCCATGCGAAAACTCGCATGGCGCAAAGCCGGTTGCTGCGCGTATCGGGACAGCTCGAGAAGGAAGCCGACGATCACATCGACTTTTTCGATATGCCCGTTCACGGCGTGCCCGCGGGGTACTTCAATGACCTCTATGACGCCACGGAGATAACGCCGGAAATGAAGCGCCTGGCCGCATCGGTGCGGAGACGGGCGAAGAGGATCAGCGACCTCGAGGAAAAGGCGTTTCTCGACGCCGTCCGCGCGCATGCCGCTGTGCTCGAGATTATGAAGAAGTACGACGCCGACGCCATCACGATCGAATGCCTGTTTCTCAAACACCGCAAGCCCTGCCTGAGTTTCTCGCTCAACAACGGCGCGCTCGTGCCCTGCGGCTGTGAGAACGACCTGAACGCCTCGCTCACCCTCATGCTGGGCGCAAACCTCTTCGGACGCGGCGGCTTCCAGCACAATCCCGAATTCGACACCGAAGAGAACCTCTATTTCGCCTCGCACTGCACTTGCACCACGAAGCTGCACGGACCGGACGAGAAAGACGCGCCCTACAACCTGCGGCCGTTCTTTCACCAGTTGCCAAAGACGCTCGCACTCGATGTGAACTGGCCCGTCGGCGAACGGATCACGCTGGGCAAATACCACCGCGACGAAAACAGCCTCGATGCCTGGTGCGGCGACATCGTCGGCGCGCCGGCGTGCCCGCCGGCGGGCGGCTGCGCCACGCGCGTGCTGGCGCGCATGGACAATATCGACGACATCTGCTCGATATACCCCGGCCCGCATCCCGTGGTCTGGTGCGGCGATTTCGCCCGTCACATGAAAACCTTCGCCCAGCTCTACCAGCTCGAGATACGCACCAACTGCTGAAGCGGCTGTCTCGACACTGAAGCACACCTGGGATCGCCGGGCGCCGGCTCGGCACTCGTCCCTGGCCCGCTACGGCAAGCGGCTGAGAGAGCCGGTCTACTTGCTCACCTCGACCGCCCCCAGCAGGTTTACTCCGTAGCAGCCGGCGTGGTCGGTCCACCAGGGGACGTCGCCGTTGGCGGTGCGGACCGCGTAGCGCGGGTCCATGCGGAGCGATTCGTACGCGTCGGGAAGCCAGAGTCCCAGCACGTACCAGCCGGCAGCCAAGTCTCCGGGCAACAGGCACGCGGCTTTGACGGTATGGGTAAGAGGCGCATAGCTGTCGTCTCCGGGGGTATGGGGCTGCCATGTGCGCGGATCGGCGTCCGTGGGAAACGTGGCCACGCACTCTTCGTCCTTGACCAGCACCAGAAGCACGGGCCGGGGGTTGTGGAACGTCGAGAACCCGCGGTTGATGAGCTGGACCTCGGCCGAAATCGTATCTCCGGGAGCCGCCTTTTGCGGAAACGTGGCGGAACGCAGCTCGATACGGTAGCCCAGATGGTCCTGGATGTATTCGAACGCGGTGCGCGGGACCGGCTGCCCGCCGGGCCCTTCGAAATACCCGTCGCTTATGGGCAGGTTGGCCTCGGCGGCCTGTTCGAGGGTGATGGGCGTGCGCATCCACGCGTCGATCGAAAACGGTTTTCCTTCCCGCTCGGAATAACTGTGGGCGAGGCTGAAACTCGAGTAGTGGTGAAGACGCATCCGGACCGCCGCGCGCACCCCGTCCACGGGATTGCCCAGGTCGGACCAGAAAAGCTCGCCGTCCACGGCCACAAACGGGCTCTCCGCGGTCATGTAATCAAACTCGGGGTTGCCCGGGTTCGAATAGAGCGGCGCTTCGGTCCACGTGCCGCCGCAGTTGTTATAGGCGAGAAATCCATCGTTGTGGAAACCGATACGGGCCAGCGGCGTACCCGAATGGGCGGTTTCGGCGTTGAGGAACGTGTAGTC
Coding sequences within:
- the pspF gene encoding phage shock protein operon transcriptional activator translates to MSEPNRGQRREEIEASVPEVQEALGQCEAFLTFQEHLSRAARVDRPVLVLGERGTGKELAATRLHFLSKRWQQPFVALNCAALAPSLIESELFGHEAGAFTGATARRAGRFEMANEGTLFLDEIGLIPLETQEKILRAVEYGVFERVGSSRPVRVDVRIVGATNADLRTLAGSGRFRQDLLDRLSFEVLHLPPLRARQEDIMLLANHFAARMAHELGWEDVPEFSDEAIAALESYPWPGNVRELKNVIERSVYRAGSAYIESIVFDPFAGSYALAAPPPKSAREGVTSDGAGRTAPPLPPVPVPAADDERPYADVIREVELRMLRRALQRCQFNQKKAAESLSLTYHQFRGLYRKYQDAL
- a CDS encoding PilZ domain-containing protein: MAEAIEKQIWANGRTFWRVPFSTEVEYFYGSGASGKARCRDLSRGGLSMTLGRYLTPGRKVLLRVFSTWNPNEAAEFKGRIVWCRPTERPEWFRAGVEILRDVPEVLEDLSRLILEAATAYAGESGQRAAKGSGKEMRTPAQYRPRSHARGLAYAVLISPRVSASTTLAARSGE
- a CDS encoding PspA/IM30 family protein — its product is MGVFTRTRDIVNANVNAMLDKAENPEKMVRFMAREMEETLGRVKVARDGALAARRDIEIELERVRERAELWAGRARLAVDKGRDDLAREALVERRRYLGRAAALEQELVQADAMLEQYQQDIDALLAKLKLVMERRRMLVQRHVRAGQHRRAQHQLRRLDTSRAMQRFHEFEHRIECMEAEADLVNFGRRPSLEEEFAGLGADEEIERELEELKASAGN
- a CDS encoding PspC domain-containing protein gives rise to the protein MRNETTWREDTTMAYEYTTYRSGLYRSRDGILFGVCRGLADYFDLSAFWLRAIVFGAFILTGFFPVVFLYILAALLMKREPAYHY
- a CDS encoding nuclear transport factor 2 family protein; translation: MKYTWAAAVCALAAAGGILMAAATEETSPDLKKDEEAIRAVIQLYFDGIIKYDEEALRKAFHPKANVIGTTNEGAVEWEPFQEWVVYTRGKAPDPAGRNNAIVSIDVTGRAAVVKTALAWPSVHYTDYLSLLKIDGEWKIVNKIWHREKPSSQAQ
- a CDS encoding DUF4832 domain-containing protein, with product MTGALRGAAIIAAVVAGFSSAVWAGSGETGIRTIAYRGIRPADPSGKAGLRNPERGWRIETLIAEPRDSSIWGPAAHLQETLPPRYSELWWTLDADRYEPFGLTLAQTYCYLDGFMNRPISGEKLDLLRESLDAARRRGLKALLRFAYEKEMNQAEGPTKETIFGHIDQLAPVIQENADVIFVLQAGFVGAWGEWHSSALKLEQDHGTLSQITLKLLAVLPKDRMTQVRVPKYKRWTLGDVALADYTFLNAETAHSGTPLARIGFHNDGFLAYNNCGGTWTEAPLYSNPGNPEFDYMTAESPFVAVDGELFWSDLGNPVDGVRAAVRMRLHHYSSFSLAHSYSEREGKPFSIDAWMRTPITLEQAAEANLPISDGYFEGPGGQPVPRTAFEYIQDHLGYRIELRSATFPQKAAPGDTISAEVQLINRGFSTFHNPRPVLLVLVKDEECVATFPTDADPRTWQPHTPGDDSYAPLTHTVKAACLLPGDLAAGWYVLGLWLPDAYESLRMDPRYAVRTANGDVPWWTDHAGCYGVNLLGAVEVSK